The Longimicrobium sp. genome includes a window with the following:
- a CDS encoding M28 family peptidase translates to MLRCIRFVPLAAVALAASAPALNAQASAGGSGPGAENPRIHEIVRQVSPARLEADVRRLAAFGTRHTTSDTVSATRGIGVARRWIFAEFQRISRECGGCLDVQYVSEVIPGAPNGRIRRDTRVVNVVAIQRGQTDPNRHVLILGHFDSRVTDVMNDTSDAPGANDDASGTAAVIEAARVLSKHRFDGTLVYAALAGEEQGLNGAQILTRHAQANNWRIAGVLNNDIIGNSRGINGAADNTVVRILSPGIPPEAPAAVLRQYLYSGGELDVPARQLARYVDLIADRYVPNLDAQIIYRLDRFGRGGDHTPFFLAGYPAVRLTELYEDYTRQHQDLRVENGIEYGDVPEAMDFVYNARITALNTASMASLAWAPAAPDSVTIRGAVTPHTVLRWKAVDAPDLAGYRVYWRLPTDANWTHSRWVGNVAEATLENIVIDNWFFAVAAVDRDGNESLTVFPAPGR, encoded by the coding sequence GTGCTCCGTTGCATCCGATTCGTCCCCCTCGCGGCGGTGGCGCTGGCTGCGTCCGCCCCCGCCCTGAACGCGCAGGCCTCCGCCGGCGGGAGCGGCCCCGGCGCCGAGAACCCGCGCATCCACGAGATCGTCCGCCAGGTGTCGCCCGCGCGCCTGGAGGCCGACGTGCGGCGGCTGGCGGCGTTCGGCACGCGGCACACGACGTCGGACACGGTTTCGGCCACGCGGGGCATTGGGGTGGCGCGCCGGTGGATCTTCGCCGAGTTCCAGCGCATCTCGCGCGAGTGCGGCGGGTGCCTGGACGTGCAGTACGTCAGCGAGGTGATTCCCGGCGCGCCGAACGGGCGCATTCGCCGCGACACGCGCGTGGTGAACGTGGTCGCCATCCAGCGCGGGCAAACGGACCCCAACCGCCACGTGCTGATCCTGGGGCACTTCGACTCGCGCGTGACGGACGTGATGAACGACACCTCCGACGCGCCGGGCGCCAACGACGACGCGTCCGGTACGGCGGCGGTGATCGAGGCCGCGCGCGTGCTGAGCAAGCACCGCTTCGACGGCACCCTCGTGTACGCCGCGCTGGCGGGCGAGGAGCAGGGGCTCAACGGGGCGCAGATCCTCACCCGCCACGCGCAGGCGAACAACTGGCGCATCGCGGGCGTGCTGAACAACGACATCATCGGCAACTCGCGGGGCATCAACGGCGCGGCCGACAACACCGTCGTGCGCATCCTGTCGCCCGGCATTCCGCCCGAGGCGCCGGCCGCCGTGCTGCGCCAGTACCTGTACAGCGGCGGCGAGCTGGATGTCCCCGCCCGCCAGCTGGCGCGCTACGTGGACCTCATCGCCGACCGCTACGTGCCCAACCTCGACGCGCAGATCATCTACCGCCTGGACCGCTTCGGCCGCGGCGGGGACCACACGCCGTTCTTCCTGGCCGGCTACCCCGCCGTGCGGCTGACGGAGCTGTACGAGGACTACACGCGCCAGCACCAGGACCTGCGCGTGGAGAACGGCATCGAGTACGGCGACGTGCCGGAGGCGATGGACTTCGTCTACAACGCCAGGATCACGGCGCTGAACACCGCCTCCATGGCGTCGCTGGCCTGGGCGCCCGCCGCGCCGGACTCGGTGACCATCCGCGGTGCCGTGACGCCGCACACGGTGCTCCGCTGGAAGGCGGTGGACGCGCCGGACCTGGCGGGCTATCGCGTGTACTGGCGCCTACCGACCGATGCCAATTGGACGCACTCGCGCTGGGTGGGCAACGTGGCCGAGGCCACGCTGGAGAACATCGTCATCGACAACTGGTTCTTCGCCGTCGCCGCGGTGGACCGCGACGGCAACGAGAGCCTCACCGTCTTCCCGGCACCGGGCCGGTAG
- a CDS encoding serine/threonine-protein kinase, giving the protein MASPAIARARYQGLAAARRWEHEPARPREKFTLSVGDRVGELTVIGHVACGRMTELYQVWSNRHWCALTGKILLPEHCVNGVAPVSFRREAEVLDKLKHPNIVRLFGSGEAEGRPFILLEYLAGPSLFDVLEGLTQRRLQVPDAIRAIMHVGAAIHYLHRCGYLYRDLKPGNVHLREGVPVLLDFDVVREIEPIRRPADRLGTAPYMAPEQVLKQPLTAATDVYGLGALLYECVTGKWPTEEPEDEDDEAFWDELDEDEEADVRPVARARPPTEGRELTTKELEQRYPQITQPPVPPRAHNPGVPRDLEKLILRCLAADPADRFQTVSGMLAALAPMLKGRHRMWPENAPIERRADTATR; this is encoded by the coding sequence ATGGCATCTCCGGCGATTGCGCGGGCGCGCTACCAGGGGCTGGCGGCGGCGCGCAGGTGGGAGCACGAGCCGGCGCGGCCCAGGGAAAAGTTCACGCTCTCCGTGGGCGACCGCGTGGGCGAGCTGACGGTGATCGGCCACGTGGCGTGCGGCCGCATGACGGAGCTGTACCAGGTGTGGAGCAACCGCCACTGGTGCGCGCTCACCGGCAAGATCCTGCTCCCCGAGCACTGCGTGAACGGCGTGGCGCCCGTGTCGTTCCGGCGCGAGGCCGAGGTGCTGGACAAGCTGAAGCACCCCAACATCGTGCGGCTGTTCGGCAGCGGCGAGGCGGAGGGGCGCCCGTTCATCCTGCTGGAGTACCTGGCCGGGCCCTCGCTGTTCGACGTGCTGGAGGGGCTCACGCAGCGCCGCCTGCAGGTGCCCGACGCCATCCGCGCCATCATGCACGTGGGTGCGGCCATCCACTACCTGCACCGCTGCGGCTACCTGTACCGCGACCTGAAGCCGGGCAACGTGCACCTGCGCGAGGGAGTGCCGGTGCTGCTGGACTTCGACGTCGTGCGCGAGATCGAGCCCATCCGCCGCCCCGCCGACCGTTTGGGGACGGCCCCGTACATGGCGCCCGAGCAGGTGCTGAAGCAGCCGCTGACCGCCGCGACCGACGTGTACGGCCTGGGCGCGCTGCTGTACGAGTGCGTCACCGGCAAGTGGCCCACCGAGGAGCCCGAAGACGAGGACGACGAGGCGTTCTGGGACGAGCTGGACGAGGACGAGGAGGCGGACGTTCGCCCCGTGGCGCGGGCGCGTCCCCCCACCGAGGGGCGCGAGCTGACCACGAAGGAGCTGGAGCAGCGCTATCCGCAGATCACCCAGCCTCCCGTGCCGCCGCGCGCCCACAACCCGGGCGTGCCGCGCGACCTGGAGAAGCTGATCCTGCGCTGCCTTGCCGCCGATCCGGCGGACCGCTTCCAGACCGTCTCGGGGATGCTGGCCGCCCTTGCCCCCATGCTCAAGGGCCGCCACCGCATGTGGCCGGAGAACGCCCCCATCGAGCGCCGGGCGGACACGGCCACCCGGTAG
- a CDS encoding peptide MFS transporter — protein sequence MSKRLSPQYGGGGTLADDPMRGHASQDTRFFGHPLGLSTLFFTEMWERFSYYGLRPLLVLFMTAAVTSGGFGFDRGEASAIVGIYGSLVYLASLPGGWVADRLLGLRRAIFVGAALITAGHFSIGLSYFGGEGTLGKSMFFLGLLLIVCGTGLLKPNISAIVGDLYPEGGSRRDAGFSIFYMGINLGAFAGQLITGALGEKVGWHAGFTAAGVGMLFGLLWYSLRAQKTLGDIGNEPTRHPDPVVQARQERTVKGVISAIGIAIAIVFILGATKMIHLDAQAIGGYMTYVLVGTAAVYFGYIFIFGELTRDEVKRVAVIMVLFIFAAIFWSAFEQAPTSLNLFAADFTDRNIGGWEMPATWFQAINSFFVIALAPVFAALWLTLGRRNRDFSSPGKFSLGLFFAGVGFLLMIFAANKVVAGGGQVMVSPWWLVGSYFFQTVGELCLSPVGLSSMTKLSPRKFVGQMMGIWFLASSVGTLIGGLVGGHVDPEKLEQMPRLFTVTTASLFIAAAVLALLSIPIRRMMREEGGAAGAH from the coding sequence ATGCGCGGCCACGCCTCGCAGGACACCCGGTTCTTCGGGCACCCGCTCGGCCTGTCGACGCTGTTCTTCACCGAGATGTGGGAGCGGTTCTCGTACTACGGCCTGCGCCCGCTGCTGGTGCTGTTCATGACGGCGGCGGTAACCAGCGGCGGCTTCGGATTCGACCGCGGCGAGGCGTCGGCCATCGTGGGCATCTACGGCTCGCTGGTGTACCTGGCATCGCTGCCGGGCGGATGGGTGGCCGACCGGCTGCTGGGGCTGCGGCGGGCCATCTTCGTGGGCGCGGCGCTGATCACGGCGGGCCACTTTTCCATCGGCCTGTCGTACTTCGGCGGCGAGGGCACGCTCGGCAAGTCGATGTTCTTTCTGGGCCTGCTGCTGATCGTCTGCGGCACCGGCCTGCTGAAGCCCAACATCTCGGCCATCGTGGGCGACCTGTACCCCGAGGGCGGGTCGCGGCGCGACGCGGGGTTCAGCATCTTCTACATGGGCATCAACCTGGGCGCCTTCGCCGGCCAGCTGATCACCGGCGCGCTGGGCGAAAAGGTGGGCTGGCATGCGGGCTTCACGGCAGCCGGCGTGGGCATGCTCTTCGGCCTGCTGTGGTACTCGCTGCGCGCGCAGAAGACGCTGGGCGACATCGGCAACGAGCCCACGCGGCATCCGGACCCCGTGGTGCAGGCGCGGCAGGAGCGCACGGTGAAGGGCGTGATCAGCGCCATCGGCATCGCCATCGCCATCGTGTTCATCCTGGGCGCCACCAAGATGATCCACCTGGACGCGCAGGCGATCGGTGGATACATGACGTACGTGCTGGTGGGCACCGCGGCCGTCTACTTCGGCTACATCTTCATCTTCGGCGAGCTGACTCGCGACGAGGTGAAGCGGGTGGCGGTGATCATGGTGCTGTTCATCTTCGCGGCGATCTTCTGGAGCGCCTTCGAGCAGGCGCCCACCTCGCTGAACCTGTTCGCGGCCGACTTCACCGACCGCAACATCGGCGGCTGGGAGATGCCGGCCACCTGGTTCCAGGCCATCAACTCGTTCTTCGTGATCGCGCTTGCGCCGGTGTTCGCCGCGCTCTGGCTGACGCTGGGCCGCCGCAACCGCGACTTTTCCAGCCCCGGCAAGTTCTCGCTGGGCCTGTTCTTCGCCGGCGTGGGCTTTCTGCTGATGATCTTCGCCGCCAACAAGGTGGTGGCCGGCGGCGGTCAGGTGATGGTTTCGCCCTGGTGGCTGGTGGGCAGCTACTTCTTTCAGACGGTCGGCGAGCTGTGCCTGAGCCCGGTGGGCCTGTCGTCGATGACCAAGCTGTCGCCGCGCAAGTTCGTGGGGCAGATGATGGGGATCTGGTTCCTGGCGTCGTCCGTCGGCACGCTGATCGGCGGCCTGGTGGGCGGCCACGTGGACCCCGAGAAGCTGGAGCAGATGCCCCGCCTGTTCACGGTGACCACGGCGTCGCTGTTCATCGCCGCGGCGGTGCTGGCGCTGCTGAGCATTCCCATCCGGCGGATGATGCGCGAAGAGGGCGGAGCGGCGGGCGCGCACTGA
- a CDS encoding type II toxin-antitoxin system VapC family toxin: MPKPRVYVETTVPSFYHDPRTSPAVLARRRWTRLWWAGAAERYELVTSEYVLNELANGTMELARLRVGVLDEVPWVEADAAVERIAQIHIQQKLMPANPPHDAWHLALASKHRCDFIVTWNCKHLANPNKAAHLERINGWLGLNVPRLVTPRDLLRRGR, translated from the coding sequence ATGCCGAAGCCGCGCGTCTATGTCGAAACGACCGTCCCCAGCTTCTACCACGACCCGCGCACCTCGCCAGCCGTCCTCGCGAGGCGCCGCTGGACGCGCCTGTGGTGGGCAGGCGCCGCCGAACGCTACGAGCTCGTCACCAGCGAGTACGTCCTGAATGAGCTTGCGAATGGTACTATGGAACTGGCGCGGCTGCGTGTAGGGGTGCTCGATGAGGTGCCGTGGGTCGAGGCGGACGCGGCTGTGGAAAGAATTGCCCAAATTCATATCCAGCAGAAACTTATGCCCGCGAACCCTCCACACGATGCATGGCATCTGGCACTTGCATCGAAGCACCGGTGTGACTTCATTGTAACCTGGAATTGCAAGCATCTAGCAAATCCGAACAAGGCCGCACACCTGGAGAGGATCAATGGCTGGCTCGGGTTGAACGTGCCCCGGCTGGTAACTCCGCGAGACCTGCTCAGGAGGGGAAGATGA
- a CDS encoding NAD(P)/FAD-dependent oxidoreductase: protein MPYGGMYDVIVVGGGPAGLAAGLWLARYRRKVRVFDAEEPRNAETWAVHGYLGIDDPPPAELRKVARHQAIDAGAEYEPAVVTEITGTQDDFTVTVEDGRTFGARRILIATGLRDILPEIPKFHDFYGTSIWHCPDCDGPGIVDKKVGVIGWGRSIAAYCMYMLTWTENLTILTHGHPPDMEEPAKAALERWNIPVREEVIECLEGEAGQIQHVVYHGGETEEFDALFFHIASGPGSSFPADLGCEADLDGILEVDKEHQTTVPGVYAAGDIIPGSRLALRAAAEGARAAVGIHKSLIPDDRRLK from the coding sequence ATGCCGTACGGCGGGATGTACGACGTGATCGTGGTGGGCGGGGGGCCGGCGGGGCTGGCGGCGGGGCTGTGGCTGGCGCGCTACCGCCGCAAGGTGCGCGTCTTTGACGCCGAAGAGCCGCGCAACGCCGAGACCTGGGCCGTTCACGGCTACCTGGGCATCGACGACCCGCCACCCGCGGAGCTCCGAAAGGTGGCGCGCCACCAGGCCATCGACGCCGGCGCCGAGTACGAGCCCGCCGTGGTCACCGAGATCACGGGCACACAGGACGACTTCACCGTCACGGTGGAGGACGGCCGCACCTTCGGCGCGCGGCGCATTCTGATCGCGACGGGGCTGCGCGACATCCTCCCCGAGATCCCGAAGTTCCACGACTTCTACGGCACCAGCATCTGGCACTGCCCGGACTGCGACGGCCCGGGGATCGTCGACAAGAAGGTGGGGGTGATCGGCTGGGGCCGCTCCATCGCCGCGTACTGCATGTACATGCTGACATGGACGGAGAACCTGACCATCCTCACGCACGGCCACCCGCCCGACATGGAGGAGCCCGCGAAGGCGGCGCTGGAGCGGTGGAACATCCCCGTGCGGGAGGAGGTGATCGAATGCCTGGAGGGCGAGGCCGGGCAGATCCAGCACGTCGTCTACCACGGAGGAGAGACGGAGGAATTCGACGCGCTCTTCTTTCACATTGCGTCAGGCCCGGGCTCCAGCTTTCCCGCGGACCTGGGGTGCGAGGCGGACCTGGACGGGATCCTGGAGGTAGACAAGGAGCACCAGACCACGGTGCCCGGTGTGTACGCGGCCGGCGACATCATCCCCGGCTCGCGCCTGGCCCTGCGCGCCGCCGCCGAGGGCGCGCGCGCGGCGGTGGGCATCCACAAGTCGCTGATCCCGGACGACCGCAGACTGAAGTAG
- a CDS encoding type II toxin-antitoxin system VapC family toxin — protein sequence MPKPRVYIETTIPSFYYDPRLDPEIVERRHWTRLWWDQAVDRYELVTSEVVLRELAAGTTNIALLRIALVAPLLRLEFEPVVGEVVGEYLKHKLMPAVPPYDAWHLALASFHCCDFIVTWNCRHLANPNKAPHVARINASLGLYVPRLATPRDLLGRKDE from the coding sequence ATGCCGAAGCCACGCGTCTACATCGAAACGACGATCCCCAGCTTCTACTACGACCCGCGCCTCGATCCCGAGATCGTGGAGCGGCGTCACTGGACACGCCTGTGGTGGGATCAGGCGGTGGACCGCTACGAACTCGTCACGAGCGAGGTCGTACTGCGTGAACTCGCGGCCGGCACCACCAACATCGCCCTCCTGCGAATCGCGCTCGTGGCGCCTCTCCTGCGCCTGGAATTCGAGCCCGTCGTGGGGGAGGTCGTGGGCGAATACCTGAAGCACAAGCTCATGCCCGCGGTTCCCCCGTACGATGCATGGCACCTGGCCCTTGCCTCATTCCATTGTTGCGATTTCATTGTAACGTGGAACTGCAGGCACTTGGCGAACCCCAATAAGGCGCCTCACGTGGCGCGCATCAACGCGTCGCTGGGATTGTACGTGCCGAGGCTGGCGACGCCGCGGGACCTGCTTGGGAGGAAAGATGAGTGA
- a CDS encoding serine hydrolase domain-containing protein, translating to MKRARALLAGLLVAASFVACDEKPPPVSPPVTPAEIPISGAAVPGMESYDKTISDFMRKFAIPGGAVAVMRDGKLIYARGFGYADVESKTLVQPQALFRIASVSKPITAAAVMKLVEEGKLGLDDRVAPFIAHLAPAPGATVDPRWEQITIRHLLNHAGGWDRTKPNGGFDPIDRPVIAAAAVNAPAPASGETLIRYMKGMPLDFNPGEKFAYSNFGYIILGRVIERVSGMRYEEYVRTRVLQPIGANRTRQGRSRMGDAHPEEVKYYSPLDPGLGMTAPLVPSVFPGEGAVPMNYGGFHLEVSDASGAWVSSTVDLLRFLGGVDGRASRPDILPPGLVAEMTSTGPTVCASGACFYGLGWFVRPTQGDANWWHGGSLPGTTAMLVRSHDNFSMVGLFNARSLTPNSEPALEAALWTALAGVTSFPAHDLFSTFQ from the coding sequence ATGAAACGCGCAAGAGCGTTGCTGGCCGGGCTGTTGGTGGCTGCGTCGTTCGTCGCATGCGACGAGAAGCCGCCCCCTGTCTCTCCTCCGGTCACGCCCGCGGAGATTCCGATCAGCGGTGCCGCGGTGCCGGGAATGGAGTCGTACGATAAGACGATCAGCGATTTCATGCGGAAGTTCGCGATTCCGGGTGGCGCAGTCGCCGTCATGCGCGACGGCAAGCTGATCTATGCGCGAGGGTTCGGGTACGCGGATGTCGAGAGCAAGACGCTGGTGCAGCCCCAAGCGCTGTTCCGGATCGCGAGCGTGTCCAAGCCGATCACCGCCGCCGCTGTCATGAAGCTGGTGGAAGAAGGCAAGCTCGGGCTCGACGACCGCGTGGCGCCGTTCATCGCGCACCTCGCCCCCGCGCCGGGGGCGACCGTCGATCCCCGGTGGGAGCAGATCACCATCCGGCACCTGCTCAACCACGCCGGGGGCTGGGATCGTACCAAGCCGAACGGCGGATTCGATCCCATCGATCGCCCGGTGATCGCCGCGGCCGCGGTCAACGCGCCCGCGCCGGCGTCCGGTGAAACACTCATCCGGTACATGAAGGGAATGCCGCTGGACTTCAACCCGGGGGAAAAGTTCGCCTACTCGAACTTTGGGTATATCATCCTCGGCCGCGTAATCGAGCGCGTGAGCGGCATGCGGTACGAGGAGTACGTGCGCACACGCGTGCTGCAGCCCATAGGCGCCAATCGCACGCGGCAGGGCAGGTCGCGCATGGGCGACGCGCACCCGGAGGAGGTGAAGTACTATTCGCCGCTGGACCCCGGCCTGGGCATGACCGCGCCGCTGGTGCCATCCGTGTTCCCGGGCGAAGGCGCGGTGCCCATGAACTATGGCGGCTTTCACCTCGAAGTGTCGGATGCAAGTGGCGCCTGGGTTTCATCGACCGTCGATCTCCTGCGGTTCCTGGGCGGCGTGGACGGCCGCGCCAGTCGTCCGGACATCCTCCCCCCCGGGCTCGTCGCGGAGATGACCAGCACCGGCCCCACGGTATGTGCCAGTGGCGCGTGCTTTTACGGATTGGGATGGTTCGTCCGCCCAACCCAGGGCGACGCGAACTGGTGGCACGGGGGATCGCTGCCCGGCACGACGGCCATGCTCGTGCGCTCGCATGACAACTTCTCGATGGTCGGACTGTTCAACGCCCGCTCCCTGACGCCCAACTCAGAGCCCGCGCTGGAGGCGGCGCTCTGGACTGCGCTTGCGGGCGTCACATCGTTTCCGGCGCACGACCTGTTTTCGACCTTCCAGTGA
- a CDS encoding nuclear transport factor 2 family protein, with the protein MRLAAVLTSLLVIGLAGESHAQAAPAPPAEHPTVELSPELDRVLRDYESAWRRGDAAGVAALFAEDGFVLQGGRAPIRGRAAIQTAYAGQAGGPLRLRALAAATADTAGYIIGAYGYGDAPGDQGKFTLTLRRGPDGRWLIFSDMDNSSRPPRPPGAAPPP; encoded by the coding sequence ATGCGCCTCGCAGCCGTTCTGACGTCGCTCCTCGTGATCGGCCTCGCCGGTGAGTCGCACGCGCAGGCCGCGCCGGCGCCCCCTGCCGAGCACCCCACGGTGGAACTGTCGCCGGAGCTGGATCGGGTGCTTCGCGACTACGAATCCGCCTGGCGGCGCGGCGACGCAGCGGGCGTGGCCGCGCTCTTCGCGGAGGATGGCTTCGTTCTGCAGGGCGGGCGTGCGCCCATCCGCGGGCGGGCCGCCATCCAGACGGCATACGCCGGCCAGGCAGGGGGGCCGCTCCGCCTGCGGGCGCTCGCGGCCGCGACTGCGGACACGGCGGGCTACATCATCGGCGCGTACGGCTATGGCGATGCGCCGGGTGACCAGGGGAAGTTCACGCTGACGCTCCGCCGCGGGCCAGACGGCCGATGGCTCATCTTCTCGGACATGGACAACTCGAGCCGGCCGCCACGCCCGCCTGGCGCCGCACCCCCGCCCTGA